Proteins encoded together in one Fibrobacter sp. UWR2 window:
- the tsaA gene encoding tRNA (N6-threonylcarbamoyladenosine(37)-N6)-methyltransferase TrmO — protein sequence MQFTPIGTFYGDAVYKYDAPRQGRLFAGHPGRIELAPGNNYEMALRDLEGFERIWVIFQFHENEGWRPTTRPPVPPKGKDRVGTFASRSPYRPNPIGLSCVRLLKIEGLTLYVDEADLLSGTPVLDIKPYIPMADAFPNAKAGWVEEQEGDLWTVDTTAVFAAQGGWIAEHSEFDLDSFARVQLSRGNFSKDVFDSSRRRLTIDENARTGVLAYRTFRIRFRYDESERRVMLESIASGYTADDLKPGAEDKYGDKQLHRDFLMFMSRDCRR from the coding sequence ATGCAGTTTACCCCGATAGGCACATTCTACGGCGATGCCGTGTACAAGTACGATGCTCCCCGGCAGGGGCGCCTGTTTGCGGGGCATCCGGGCCGGATTGAACTTGCTCCGGGGAACAACTACGAGATGGCGCTCCGCGACTTGGAAGGTTTCGAGCGCATCTGGGTCATATTCCAGTTTCACGAGAATGAGGGTTGGCGCCCGACGACGCGGCCGCCAGTGCCGCCGAAGGGCAAGGACCGCGTGGGCACTTTCGCTAGCCGGAGCCCCTACCGCCCGAACCCTATCGGGCTCAGCTGCGTGCGGCTCCTAAAAATTGAAGGCCTTACTTTGTATGTAGACGAAGCGGACTTGCTGAGCGGTACTCCGGTGCTCGATATCAAGCCGTATATCCCGATGGCGGACGCCTTCCCTAATGCGAAGGCAGGCTGGGTCGAGGAACAGGAAGGCGATTTGTGGACCGTCGATACGACCGCGGTATTTGCCGCGCAGGGCGGGTGGATTGCGGAACATAGCGAATTTGACCTGGACAGTTTTGCCAGGGTGCAACTTTCTCGCGGGAATTTTTCGAAGGATGTGTTCGACAGCTCGCGCCGGCGCCTGACCATCGACGAGAATGCAAGAACGGGTGTACTGGCCTACCGCACGTTCCGCATCCGTTTCCGTTACGATGAATCGGAACGCAGGGTGATGCTGGAAAGTATCGCGAGCGGCTATACTGCCGACGACTTGAAACCTGGCGCCGAAGACAAGTACGGCGACAAGCAGCTACATCGCGATTTCTTGATGTTTATGTCTCGTGACTGCCGTCGATAA
- the prfA gene encoding peptide chain release factor 1: MKDKAQKLIEKYEELESELGNPDVLADQARYNKIHKQYKGIEKAVQKAKEYLQMVNDLAEYKAALGDPDPEMVAMAKAEISDIEKKLPGVTDELQILMVPKDPWDYRNATLEIRGGTGGDESALFAGDLFRMYQGYCSRMGWKMTIQDASEGTVGGYKEIRVFIEGDSVYGTLKFESGVHRVQRVPETETQGRVHTSAATVAILPEAEEVDVEIREADIHMDTYRSSGAGGQYINKTDSAVRLTHIPTGVVVSCQTERSQLQNRLHAMEMLRSKILDAVIAKKEQEEAASRKALVGTGDRSAKIRTYNFPQNRVTDHRIGLTLYNLDKVITGDLDEIINGLQMANAQEKLGKFNA; this comes from the coding sequence ATGAAAGACAAGGCACAAAAACTGATTGAAAAGTACGAGGAACTGGAATCGGAACTCGGGAACCCGGATGTTCTCGCCGACCAGGCCCGCTACAACAAGATACACAAGCAGTACAAGGGTATCGAGAAGGCAGTGCAGAAGGCGAAGGAATACCTGCAGATGGTAAACGACCTCGCCGAATACAAGGCCGCACTCGGCGATCCCGACCCCGAGATGGTCGCCATGGCCAAGGCCGAAATTTCGGATATCGAAAAAAAGCTGCCGGGCGTGACCGACGAACTGCAGATTCTGATGGTGCCGAAGGATCCGTGGGACTACCGCAACGCAACACTCGAAATCCGCGGCGGTACCGGCGGCGACGAATCGGCTCTCTTTGCGGGCGACCTGTTCCGCATGTACCAGGGCTACTGCAGCCGCATGGGCTGGAAGATGACCATCCAGGATGCAAGCGAAGGCACCGTGGGCGGCTACAAGGAAATCCGCGTGTTCATCGAAGGCGACAGCGTGTACGGGACTCTCAAGTTCGAGAGCGGCGTGCACCGCGTGCAGCGCGTGCCCGAGACAGAGACGCAGGGCCGCGTGCATACGTCGGCGGCGACGGTCGCCATCCTCCCCGAGGCAGAAGAAGTCGACGTGGAAATCCGCGAAGCCGACATCCACATGGACACCTACCGTTCTTCGGGCGCTGGCGGCCAGTACATCAACAAGACGGACTCCGCCGTGCGACTCACCCATATCCCGACGGGCGTGGTGGTGAGCTGTCAGACCGAACGCAGCCAGCTGCAGAACCGCTTGCACGCCATGGAAATGCTGCGTTCCAAGATTCTTGACGCCGTCATCGCGAAGAAGGAACAGGAAGAGGCCGCAAGCCGCAAGGCCCTCGTGGGTACCGGTGACCGTAGCGCCAAGATCCGCACTTACAACTTCCCGCAGAACCGCGTGACCGACCACCGTATCGGCCTTACGCTGTACAACCTGGACAAAGTCATCACCGGCGACCTCGACGAGATCATCAACGGGCTCCAGATGGCGAACGCCCAGGAAAAACTCGGGAAGTTTAACGCCTAG